A genome region from Candidatus Zixiibacteriota bacterium includes the following:
- a CDS encoding NAD(P)-dependent oxidoreductase: MTVLVTGGAGYIGSVLVTLLLRHGLRVRVIDCLEHGGETLLGFCSHPSFEFLHGDICNPDQVKNALEGVDSVVHLAAIVGDPACAVDPELATAVNKTASEMLCDQAIKTGVKRFVFVSTCSNYGKMDDGVSWVDETSLLQPVSHYAELKVGFEKFLMDRKQADFTPVCLRFATAYGLSPRPRFDLTVNEFTRDLYLRRKLEIYGEQFWRPYCHTLDLAHACLLTLVATNEKVAGEAFNVGSTEQNFRKKDLAQMILTELPDRDKLISYVARDEDPRDYRVNCDKIKTTLGFVPASGVMDGIREIIATLAAGLISDPDSSRYRNMKQ; encoded by the coding sequence ATGACCGTTCTGGTGACCGGCGGAGCCGGGTATATCGGCTCCGTTCTAGTGACGCTACTGCTGCGTCATGGTTTACGAGTCCGTGTAATTGATTGCCTTGAGCATGGTGGCGAAACCCTGTTGGGGTTTTGTTCGCATCCGAGTTTCGAGTTTCTACATGGTGATATCTGCAATCCTGATCAGGTCAAAAATGCCCTGGAGGGTGTTGACTCGGTCGTACATCTGGCGGCAATAGTCGGCGACCCGGCCTGTGCCGTCGATCCGGAACTGGCCACAGCAGTTAACAAAACAGCTTCGGAAATGCTATGCGATCAGGCGATAAAGACTGGTGTGAAGAGGTTTGTTTTTGTCTCAACTTGTAGCAACTACGGCAAGATGGATGATGGCGTATCGTGGGTTGATGAGACCTCCCTGTTGCAACCCGTATCGCACTATGCGGAACTGAAGGTAGGTTTCGAGAAGTTTCTAATGGACCGCAAGCAGGCCGACTTCACGCCCGTCTGTCTTCGGTTCGCCACCGCCTACGGGTTGTCTCCTCGACCGCGTTTTGATCTGACCGTCAATGAATTCACACGCGACCTGTACCTTCGTCGCAAGCTGGAAATCTATGGCGAACAATTCTGGCGGCCGTACTGTCACACGCTCGACCTGGCCCACGCTTGCCTCCTGACCCTGGTGGCAACTAATGAAAAAGTGGCAGGCGAGGCTTTCAATGTCGGCAGCACCGAACAGAATTTTCGCAAAAAGGACCTGGCGCAGATGATACTCACAGAACTGCCTGACAGGGACAAGTTGATATCGTATGTTGCCCGCGATGAAGACCCGAGGGACTATCGGGTGAACTGCGACAAGATCAAGACTACACTGGGTTTTGTTCCTGCGTCCGGCGTGATGGATGGCATTCGTGAGATCATTGCCACCCTTGCCGCCGGGCTGATTTCCGATCCCGACAGTTCTCGCTACCGCAATATGAAACAGTGA
- a CDS encoding NTP transferase domain-containing protein translates to MQAVILAGGKGTRLAPYTAEIPKPLVTVGNRPVIEILLHQLKKSGVHKVRLAVNHLAHLILATLGDGSRLGIELVYSHEETPLSTVGPLTLMDDLPEHFLVANGDIITDLNFRDLFDFHCKGGALVTVATCQRHAESNYGVLDVDSAGRVIAFREKPSIDLTVSAGIYVFSRKVLEFVPQGRPFGFDDLMAAMLKKGRPVVTFPCDGYWLDIGRVEDYEQANRDIEIIDKLMG, encoded by the coding sequence CTGCAGGCGGTTATTCTTGCCGGTGGAAAAGGCACCCGGTTGGCACCGTACACAGCCGAGATTCCTAAACCATTGGTGACAGTTGGCAACCGTCCGGTAATTGAGATTCTCCTGCATCAGCTCAAAAAAAGCGGAGTGCACAAAGTACGTCTGGCGGTCAATCATCTCGCCCATCTGATACTGGCTACCCTTGGCGATGGAAGTCGACTGGGGATCGAATTGGTTTATTCGCACGAGGAAACGCCGTTGTCCACTGTCGGTCCGTTGACTTTGATGGATGATCTACCGGAACATTTCCTGGTGGCCAACGGGGATATCATCACCGATTTGAACTTCCGCGATCTGTTTGATTTTCATTGTAAAGGTGGGGCATTAGTAACGGTAGCTACCTGCCAACGTCACGCTGAGAGCAACTACGGAGTGCTGGACGTTGATAGCGCAGGTCGGGTGATAGCATTCCGGGAGAAACCGAGTATCGATCTTACTGTCTCAGCCGGTATCTATGTTTTCTCGCGGAAGGTACTGGAGTTTGTTCCCCAGGGTCGACCGTTTGGTTTTGATGATCTTATGGCGGCGATGCTAAAGAAAGGGCGACCGGTAGTGACTTTCCCTTGTGACGGCTATTGGCTCGATATTGGACGTGTCGAGGATTACGAACAAGCCAACCGGGATATTGAGATTATTGATAAGCTGATGGGGTGA
- a CDS encoding tetratricopeptide repeat protein, protein MKRISIVLVLAIAGLLVVGQADAKKKKKNVGAYLSGSRIAIVEGRPQEALRLLDTLAITYGPHAQALSLSGQVYVDLIDAVSDAAQKKPLVQILVDYSDSLAMCCENEDINKKYRKNCNKYLEKADSTKIKYWREFYNLGVEQLTNLDDLAEDLKIETDSASIAYIERDIQVNIDSVQNNMILAILLDPIDHRPYVAIGNAWERKGDFKQAADWLLKGLEKTSDRTSLLLPIAHNFIKQDDYCGAIPFFKEHCEGKPTDENNMMNLSICYNNCEMPDSAMFVYREMLTINPDNTDVLGYCGRFFLVEAQYFSDSASDYRLKDDMETADKFGAARTEAFDSAQAYFKQAFNLLPDNQDFAEQYSFVSALLEDCESAIEGYEKVAELDPDNDDNWTWLGDCYLRLARYENAIVAYENVVRVKPGELAVWENLADLYQEVGNKTKQDEAQAKIRELSN, encoded by the coding sequence TTGAAACGAATAAGTATTGTATTGGTCCTGGCTATAGCCGGGCTGCTCGTAGTGGGGCAAGCAGATGCGAAGAAAAAGAAAAAGAATGTCGGGGCATATCTAAGTGGGTCCAGAATTGCCATTGTGGAAGGACGGCCGCAAGAGGCCCTGAGATTGCTGGATACGCTGGCCATAACTTATGGTCCTCATGCTCAGGCGCTATCGCTGTCCGGCCAGGTTTATGTCGATCTTATCGATGCGGTGTCCGATGCCGCCCAGAAAAAGCCATTGGTACAGATCCTGGTTGACTACTCAGACTCGCTGGCAATGTGCTGCGAGAACGAAGATATCAACAAGAAGTACCGTAAGAACTGCAACAAGTATCTGGAAAAGGCAGACTCGACCAAGATCAAGTACTGGCGAGAGTTCTATAATCTCGGAGTTGAACAACTAACAAACCTGGATGACCTCGCCGAGGATCTCAAAATCGAGACCGACTCCGCCTCGATAGCCTATATTGAACGGGACATTCAGGTCAATATCGACTCAGTTCAGAACAACATGATCCTTGCCATTCTTCTCGATCCGATTGATCATCGACCCTATGTGGCCATCGGCAATGCCTGGGAGCGCAAAGGCGATTTCAAGCAGGCAGCCGATTGGTTGTTAAAGGGACTTGAGAAAACAAGTGACCGCACATCGTTGCTCCTTCCCATCGCTCACAACTTTATCAAGCAGGATGACTATTGCGGCGCGATTCCTTTCTTCAAGGAACACTGCGAGGGAAAACCCACCGACGAAAACAACATGATGAACCTGTCCATCTGCTATAACAATTGCGAGATGCCCGATTCGGCTATGTTCGTCTATCGCGAAATGCTTACCATCAACCCTGACAATACTGATGTGCTGGGCTATTGCGGCCGGTTCTTTCTCGTAGAGGCTCAGTATTTTTCCGATTCTGCGAGCGATTACCGATTAAAAGACGACATGGAGACGGCCGACAAATTTGGTGCCGCTCGCACCGAAGCCTTTGACTCGGCCCAGGCATATTTCAAACAGGCGTTCAATTTACTCCCGGACAACCAGGATTTCGCGGAGCAGTATTCATTTGTCAGTGCTCTGTTGGAGGACTGTGAGAGCGCCATCGAAGGGTACGAGAAAGTGGCCGAACTTGATCCGGACAACGACGACAACTGGACCTGGCTGGGTGACTGCTATCTCCGGTTGGCTAGATATGAGAATGCCATTGTGGCCTATGAAAACGTCGTGCGGGTGAAACCTGGTGAATTGGCCGTTTGGGAGAACCTGGCCGATCTGTATCAGGAAGTCGGTAATAAAACCAAGCAAGATGAAGCACAAGCCAAAATCCGGGAGTTATCCAATTAA
- a CDS encoding DUF4139 domain-containing protein yields MKTTVLVLGMLLLPAILVADEVAVTVYNSNLGVVSETRLLEFDKGVGQLSFRDVPSAIDASSVTFDVVDQSGEVAILEQNYAFDLVSPEKIYTRFIDKEIDLVDKEGKLYSGRLLAYNKGAVTLMEKSGGIKIVQLANVTEVNFPQLPDGLVTRPTLFWRYSSNHDGSLPCRVGYQTGGISWSAEYIGVLSDDEADLDLSGWASITNSSGKTYTDATLKLVAGDIHRARSAKKGRGMDMELMAVKAPAAGFEEKAFFEYHLYTLPRKATLADREIKQISLFEPASTKVIKEFIYRPDKNPKKVEVALNFTNSSAAGLGMPLPAGRVRLFKADDDGSLIMLGEDRIDHTPRDEEIDLKVGYAFDIAAEERLMQRDQISHKVEDRTFEIELRNRKETSITIRIEKKLWGLWEVVEANYPYTIKDAQTLQFDIGTDAGETAVVTFKVRFTQR; encoded by the coding sequence ATGAAGACGACAGTCCTTGTTCTGGGTATGCTGCTGCTACCGGCGATTCTGGTCGCTGATGAAGTAGCCGTGACCGTTTACAATTCCAACCTTGGGGTAGTCAGCGAAACCCGCCTGCTTGAATTCGATAAGGGTGTGGGACAATTGTCATTTAGAGATGTACCGTCGGCTATTGATGCCAGCTCAGTCACTTTCGATGTTGTAGACCAATCCGGAGAAGTAGCAATTCTCGAACAGAATTATGCCTTTGATCTGGTCAGCCCTGAGAAAATCTACACGCGGTTCATCGACAAAGAGATCGACCTCGTTGACAAAGAAGGCAAGCTCTATTCGGGCCGGTTACTGGCATACAACAAAGGGGCCGTTACGCTTATGGAGAAATCGGGCGGGATAAAGATTGTCCAACTGGCTAATGTGACTGAAGTAAATTTCCCTCAACTACCTGATGGTCTCGTTACGCGTCCCACTCTGTTCTGGCGTTACAGCAGCAATCATGATGGATCGCTGCCGTGTCGGGTTGGCTATCAGACCGGCGGTATTAGCTGGTCAGCGGAATATATTGGTGTCCTCTCCGACGACGAAGCTGATCTCGATTTGTCCGGGTGGGCGTCAATAACTAACAGTTCCGGCAAAACCTACACGGACGCCACATTGAAACTGGTGGCCGGAGATATTCATCGGGCTCGTTCCGCTAAAAAAGGGCGTGGTATGGATATGGAATTAATGGCTGTCAAAGCGCCAGCTGCCGGTTTCGAGGAGAAGGCTTTCTTTGAATATCACCTGTACACTCTCCCCAGGAAAGCCACTCTGGCCGATCGGGAAATCAAGCAGATATCGCTCTTTGAACCGGCATCCACAAAAGTGATTAAGGAATTCATCTATCGCCCGGACAAGAATCCTAAGAAGGTGGAAGTGGCTCTCAACTTTACCAATTCCTCGGCTGCCGGACTGGGAATGCCACTACCGGCCGGTCGTGTCCGACTTTTCAAAGCCGACGACGACGGCTCTTTGATTATGTTAGGTGAGGATCGGATAGACCACACCCCGCGCGATGAAGAGATCGACCTCAAGGTCGGCTATGCTTTTGATATTGCCGCCGAAGAACGCTTGATGCAGCGTGATCAGATATCCCATAAGGTTGAGGACCGCACTTTCGAGATCGAGCTACGCAACCGTAAAGAGACATCCATCACGATCAGAATCGAGAAGAAACTGTGGGGGCTCTGGGAGGTTGTGGAGGCTAATTATCCCTATACTATCAAGGATGCTCAGACTCTCCAGTTTGACATAGGTACTGACGCAGGTGAGACTGCGGTTGTAACCTTCAAAGTTCGGTTTACTCAGAGGTAG
- a CDS encoding PAAR domain-containing protein, translating into MGKPAARLGDMTAHGGTIVIGAPTVLIGGQPAACVGDMHVCPMVTPGVPPIPHVGGPIIPPGAVTVLICGRPAACVGDMATCVGPPDTIIPPGCPTVLIGPGGGGGGGAGGGGGSGGGTAEGEADGDTGDLGESVDSAGSSGSGGEESTEGEIHFLDVKFTDKAGHPITGVGYKMTDPDSNVSRGSVTGGIKNSDAKEGNYEIALRAITGTKWSADSARDGETVKMQVETSGFDDDTAAVVQVWQRDYNRADKCIKKIEDQTVQSDKIEIDWVYEYSENQGGVFPQTAREPYSSPVFYFTVKVASLTSRSDLLEYKDWIEIELLNEDDSPAADTPYEVHFSNGEVRNGNLDSDGRAREERVPTCTHEVRFPQPPDESEDDATQQEDTGGTQRPGGGATQRADDDSTQRTGE; encoded by the coding sequence ATGGGTAAACCGGCAGCGCGGTTAGGTGATATGACAGCCCACGGCGGAACGATCGTCATCGGTGCGCCGACCGTGCTAATCGGTGGACAGCCCGCTGCTTGTGTCGGTGATATGCACGTCTGTCCGATGGTCACACCCGGTGTTCCACCGATTCCTCACGTAGGTGGACCAATTATACCACCTGGAGCAGTCACGGTTCTTATCTGCGGTCGTCCGGCTGCATGTGTTGGTGACATGGCGACTTGTGTTGGCCCACCCGACACTATCATTCCACCCGGTTGTCCGACGGTTCTGATTGGTCCCGGCGGTGGTGGTGGTGGCGGCGCAGGCGGTGGTGGTGGCAGCGGTGGCGGAACAGCCGAAGGTGAAGCAGACGGCGACACGGGCGATCTGGGCGAGAGCGTAGACAGCGCGGGTTCATCGGGGTCCGGAGGAGAAGAATCAACAGAAGGCGAAATCCACTTCTTAGACGTCAAGTTCACTGACAAGGCTGGACACCCCATTACCGGTGTCGGCTATAAGATGACTGACCCGGACAGCAATGTCTCCCGGGGATCAGTAACCGGCGGGATTAAGAACTCCGATGCCAAAGAAGGCAACTACGAGATTGCCCTGCGGGCCATAACCGGTACAAAATGGTCGGCGGATAGTGCCAGAGATGGCGAGACAGTTAAGATGCAGGTCGAGACATCCGGGTTTGATGATGACACTGCAGCGGTTGTTCAGGTTTGGCAACGGGATTATAACCGCGCCGATAAGTGTATCAAGAAGATCGAAGATCAGACCGTTCAGAGTGATAAAATCGAAATCGACTGGGTCTATGAGTATTCGGAGAACCAGGGCGGTGTGTTCCCGCAAACAGCCCGCGAGCCGTATTCCTCGCCGGTCTTCTATTTCACCGTTAAGGTTGCATCGCTGACATCCCGGTCTGACCTGCTGGAGTATAAGGACTGGATTGAGATTGAACTGCTCAATGAAGATGATTCCCCTGCAGCGGATACTCCTTACGAAGTACATTTCTCCAACGGTGAGGTACGCAACGGAAATCTTGATTCCGATGGTAGAGCACGAGAAGAACGAGTGCCAACCTGTACGCATGAAGTACGGTTTCCTCAACCACCCGATGAATCGGAGGACGATGCGACTCAGCAGGAAGATACCGGTGGCACACAGCGGCCGGGTGGAGGGGCTACTCAGCGGGCAGATGATGATTCAACCCAGCGGACGGGTGAGTAA
- a CDS encoding glycosyltransferase family 4 protein: MSDRVKLLMPTHNFPRFEGDFAGVFISLLAKNLPAFGIDPVILAPHDPGAAEYEEIDGVTIYRFRYADTDAEENIAYRGNMHQLVLGSPGGIFRFKHFLDCFRNAALDVIDREQINVVGGHWLVPTGIVMKTIAKKTSLPMVMSSHGTDVRLMRKYAGVIYRYLKGFCRGLHRWTVVSNFLRDAILEADPMLQSILEVLPLPHDETVFFRDETIVRGSDLIVAVTRFTEQKRVDYLIKAFAHVNESHPQARLELYGTGPLENDIRSLIDRFGLTQRIRIHEPIPQKQLCEIYNRAAMVVLNSHQEGFGLALSEAMMCGAAVIGTNSGGISDIISEGKTGLLVPVDDSAALAEAMKLLLDDDAMRSSMADAGHKFAHNTYSSGPLAKRYSEIIKAAAGRKLY, translated from the coding sequence ATGAGTGATCGCGTGAAACTTCTTATGCCGACCCATAACTTCCCACGCTTCGAGGGAGACTTTGCAGGCGTGTTCATTTCCCTGCTGGCGAAGAACCTTCCGGCGTTCGGCATCGACCCGGTCATCCTGGCTCCCCACGATCCGGGCGCAGCCGAATATGAAGAGATCGACGGTGTTACGATCTACCGCTTCCGGTATGCTGATACGGACGCCGAAGAGAATATTGCTTACCGTGGCAATATGCATCAACTCGTATTGGGATCACCTGGTGGGATTTTTCGATTCAAGCATTTTTTGGATTGTTTCCGCAATGCTGCGCTGGATGTTATCGACAGAGAACAAATCAATGTCGTTGGCGGACATTGGCTGGTGCCGACCGGGATTGTTATGAAAACAATTGCGAAGAAAACATCACTGCCAATGGTGATGTCATCACATGGCACCGATGTCCGGTTGATGCGCAAGTATGCCGGGGTAATATACCGTTACCTGAAAGGATTCTGTCGCGGTCTACATCGCTGGACAGTCGTTTCGAACTTCCTTCGTGATGCCATTCTCGAAGCGGACCCGATGTTGCAGTCGATTCTTGAAGTCCTTCCGTTGCCGCATGACGAGACGGTTTTCTTTCGCGATGAAACTATCGTTCGTGGCTCCGATCTTATTGTAGCTGTGACACGTTTTACCGAGCAGAAACGAGTTGATTATCTTATCAAAGCGTTCGCACACGTCAACGAGTCTCACCCACAGGCGAGACTTGAACTGTATGGCACCGGTCCGCTGGAAAACGACATCCGATCCCTCATCGACAGATTCGGTCTTACACAACGAATCCGTATACACGAGCCTATCCCGCAGAAACAGCTATGCGAAATCTACAACCGCGCCGCCATGGTTGTGTTAAACTCTCACCAGGAAGGATTCGGGTTGGCTTTGTCGGAAGCGATGATGTGTGGCGCGGCTGTGATCGGCACCAACAGCGGTGGTATTTCTGATATTATCTCTGAGGGCAAGACCGGACTGCTCGTCCCGGTCGATGACAGCGCCGCACTGGCGGAAGCAATGAAACTACTGTTGGATGATGACGCAATGCGGTCTTCAATGGCAGATGCCGGTCACAAGTTCGCCCACAACACTTACTCCTCTGGACCACTCGCCAAGCGCTACTCAGAGATTATCAAAGCGGCTGCTGGAAGGAAATTGTATTGA
- a CDS encoding DUF1795 domain-containing protein → MSDGLNKFNLTLPDDWVDQSTYFFQGPEDGGVYHNLTMLIDHHPESKDLRTYAAPRMEQTVNGMGGAEILKEEEKQHSCGGQALHVVYKSVPEDSKPLFRKQVFLMAEDKAYTFQADFTKKTMKTIALQVDQIIDSFTPLGGG, encoded by the coding sequence ATGTCTGACGGACTCAACAAGTTTAATCTGACTCTCCCTGACGATTGGGTGGACCAATCAACCTACTTTTTTCAGGGACCGGAAGATGGGGGCGTCTACCATAACCTGACGATGCTGATCGATCACCATCCAGAGTCCAAGGATCTTCGAACCTACGCTGCTCCCCGGATGGAACAAACAGTTAATGGGATGGGCGGCGCGGAAATACTTAAGGAAGAAGAAAAGCAGCACTCCTGTGGAGGGCAGGCACTTCACGTTGTCTACAAGTCGGTTCCAGAAGACAGCAAGCCGCTCTTTCGCAAACAGGTTTTCCTTATGGCCGAAGACAAAGCTTACACTTTTCAGGCAGACTTCACCAAGAAGACGATGAAAACTATTGCGCTGCAAGTGGACCAGATCATTGACAGCTTTACTCCTTTGGGAGGGGGTTGA
- a CDS encoding squalene/phytoene synthase family protein: MDTNKPTKIDFAAEIDFSEILTNPILDIAAQFWDNDRYDAFRVCYRSMRVLDDLVDNRKEAGSMISARERELLGNMIDDWLNSLHRKLPTDQFQKHLLKAIDHYRIPIWPWERLARAMKYDLNHDGFTSILVFLRYCEGAAIAPASIFTHLCGVTPSGDDFLPPSYDVRLAARSLALFSYFVHIMRDFQKDQQAGLNYIVDNMLAIENVSRGDLQKIANGSPIDDRFRRLMARYAMVAEYYRLRARSNLDRLLPQLTPRYQLSLEVIYGLYLQIFQRVRPSSGMFTSEELNPTPEEVKGQLDRIVSSFEPL; encoded by the coding sequence ATGGATACAAATAAGCCGACAAAGATCGACTTCGCCGCTGAGATCGATTTCTCTGAGATCCTTACCAATCCCATTCTGGACATTGCCGCCCAATTCTGGGACAATGATCGATACGATGCGTTTCGAGTCTGCTACCGATCCATGCGAGTACTTGATGATCTGGTCGATAATCGCAAAGAGGCAGGATCGATGATATCGGCACGCGAGCGTGAACTTCTTGGCAATATGATCGATGACTGGCTGAACTCGCTGCATCGAAAACTACCCACCGATCAATTCCAGAAACATCTGCTCAAGGCCATCGACCACTACCGGATCCCAATCTGGCCATGGGAGCGATTGGCCAGAGCGATGAAATATGACCTCAATCATGACGGCTTCACTTCAATATTGGTTTTCCTGCGATACTGCGAAGGAGCGGCAATCGCACCAGCCTCAATTTTCACCCATCTTTGCGGGGTAACCCCCAGCGGTGATGATTTCTTGCCACCATCCTATGATGTCCGTCTGGCAGCACGATCCCTGGCCCTGTTTTCGTACTTTGTGCACATAATGAGAGATTTTCAAAAAGACCAGCAGGCTGGACTTAATTACATAGTGGATAACATGTTAGCTATCGAGAATGTCTCTCGGGGTGATCTCCAGAAGATCGCCAATGGAAGCCCGATTGATGATCGGTTTCGAAGGCTAATGGCTCGCTATGCAATGGTCGCTGAATACTACCGCCTTAGGGCTCGATCCAATCTGGACCGACTATTGCCACAACTTACACCCCGTTACCAACTGAGCCTGGAAGTAATTTATGGCCTGTATTTACAGATATTCCAACGGGTTAGGCCTAGTTCGGGAATGTTCACAAGCGAGGAGCTTAATCCAACTCCAGAGGAAGTAAAAGGGCAACTGGACCGGATCGTTTCCTCTTTTGAGCCTCTTTAA
- the lptB gene encoding LPS export ABC transporter ATP-binding protein, with translation MIVLESKDLCKFYRKRAVVDGVSINVDPGEVVGLLGPNGAGKTTTFYMIIGFIRPNSGKVFLGGRNICRMPMYKRARLGIGYLPQEASIFRKMTVEENLTAILQFQKLSRKERKMRLEELLEELDIAHLRKAKAYTLSGGERRRVEITRALVTNPQFMLLDEPFAGIDPIAVEDIQKIIGRLVERGLGVLITDHNVRETLSICDRAYIMCDGKILKSGTAEYLANDPEARKIYLGEKFQLN, from the coding sequence ATGATAGTCTTGGAATCAAAAGATCTCTGCAAATTCTATCGCAAAAGAGCTGTGGTTGATGGCGTTTCTATTAACGTCGATCCTGGTGAAGTGGTCGGACTGCTCGGTCCTAACGGAGCGGGGAAGACGACTACATTTTATATGATAATCGGTTTTATTCGACCCAACAGCGGCAAAGTGTTCCTGGGCGGGCGGAATATCTGCCGCATGCCCATGTACAAGCGGGCTCGATTGGGTATTGGCTATCTGCCCCAGGAGGCTTCGATTTTCCGCAAGATGACGGTGGAGGAAAACCTGACTGCGATTCTGCAATTCCAGAAATTGAGCCGCAAAGAACGCAAAATGCGTCTGGAGGAGTTGCTTGAAGAGTTGGATATCGCCCATCTTCGCAAAGCCAAGGCCTACACGCTGTCCGGGGGGGAGCGGCGACGAGTAGAGATAACTCGAGCCCTGGTGACTAATCCCCAGTTTATGTTGTTGGATGAACCCTTTGCCGGGATCGATCCTATTGCGGTAGAAGATATTCAGAAGATCATTGGACGTCTGGTAGAAAGAGGTCTCGGGGTTTTGATAACCGATCACAATGTGCGGGAAACCCTGTCTATCTGTGATCGGGCCTACATTATGTGTGATGGGAAGATACTCAAGTCTGGTACTGCAGAATATCTGGCTAATGATCCTGAGGCGAGGAAAATTTATCTTGGCGAGAAATTCCAACTCAACTAA